A single region of the Roseivivax sp. THAF197b genome encodes:
- a CDS encoding capsule biosynthesis protein translates to MMNATGQQRVFLFLQGPHGPFFNRLGKMLRKTGAEVWRVGFNAGDRAFWFHPRTYLPFRGRIEDWPETFRTLVAEKRVTDIVLYGDVRQIHAEAVAEARAQGLTVHVFEEGYMRPYWVTYERGGSNGHSRLMQMSVSDMQAALALSDMEAPLPPAHWGDMRQHIFYGALYHWFVMFRNGDYRNFKPHRSVPVTKEFLLYLRRLLLMPFSWLERVIETARIRYGGFPYHLALLQLEHDSSFQRHSPFESMPDFLKLVIEGFAKGAPGHHHLVFKAHPLEDGRVPVRRTIRALAREHGISDRVHYVRGGKLAQLLNDARTAVTVNSTAAQQVLWRGIPLKVFGDAVYAKPEFVSTQPLPEFFVQPTRPDNRAYKDYRRYLLETSQLPGGFYSARGRRQLMRQVVDMMLAPDDPYDALRHGTAAPRQQLRAVT, encoded by the coding sequence ATGATGAACGCAACCGGACAGCAACGGGTCTTCCTGTTCCTTCAGGGGCCGCACGGGCCCTTCTTCAACCGGCTGGGCAAGATGCTGCGCAAGACCGGCGCGGAGGTCTGGCGGGTGGGGTTCAACGCGGGCGACCGGGCCTTCTGGTTCCACCCCCGGACCTACCTGCCCTTTCGCGGCCGGATCGAGGACTGGCCCGAGACCTTCCGCACCCTGGTGGCCGAAAAACGCGTCACCGACATCGTGCTTTACGGCGATGTGCGCCAGATCCACGCCGAGGCGGTCGCGGAAGCCCGCGCCCAGGGCCTGACCGTGCATGTCTTCGAGGAAGGCTATATGCGGCCCTATTGGGTCACCTATGAGCGCGGCGGCTCGAACGGGCATTCGCGCCTGATGCAGATGTCCGTGAGCGACATGCAGGCGGCCCTCGCTCTCTCGGACATGGAGGCGCCCCTGCCGCCTGCCCATTGGGGCGATATGCGCCAGCACATCTTCTATGGCGCGCTTTACCATTGGTTTGTGATGTTCCGGAACGGCGATTACCGGAACTTCAAACCGCACCGGTCGGTGCCCGTGACCAAGGAATTCCTGCTCTACCTGCGGCGCCTGCTGCTGATGCCCTTTTCCTGGCTCGAACGCGTGATCGAGACGGCGCGCATCCGCTATGGCGGCTTTCCCTATCATCTGGCGCTGCTGCAACTCGAACACGATTCCAGCTTTCAGCGGCACTCACCCTTCGAGTCTATGCCGGATTTCCTGAAATTGGTGATCGAAGGCTTCGCCAAGGGCGCGCCCGGGCATCATCACCTCGTCTTCAAGGCCCATCCGCTGGAGGATGGCCGCGTGCCCGTGCGCCGCACGATCCGGGCGCTGGCCCGTGAACACGGAATTTCCGACCGGGTGCATTACGTCCGCGGCGGCAAGCTCGCGCAGCTTCTCAACGATGCACGCACGGCGGTGACGGTCAATTCCACCGCCGCCCAGCAGGTGCTCTGGCGGGGCATTCCGCTGAAGGTCTTCGGCGACGCCGTCTATGCCAAGCCCGAATTCGTCTCGACCCAACCCCTGCCCGAATTCTTCGTGCAGCCCACGCGGCCCGACAACCGTGCCTACAAGGATTACCGCCGCTACCTGCTGGAAACGAGCCAGCTTCCGGGCGGCTTCTACTCCGCCCGAGGCCGCCGCCAGCTCATGCGTCAGGTCGTCGACATGATGCTCGCGCCCGACGATCCCTATGACGCGCTGCGTCACGGCACCGCGGCCCCGCGGCAACAGTTGCGGGCGGTGACCTGA
- a CDS encoding riboflavin synthase — MFTGLITDIGEVRSLEQRGDLRARIATGYDTQTIEIGASIACDGVCLTAIAVGTDWFDVEISAESVSKTNIGAWSVGFRVNLERALRVGDELGGHIVSGHIDGVAKVVRMEEDGDSTRVTFRAPDALAKFIAPKGSVALNGTSLTVNDVDGSEFWVNFIPHTKQATTWGDTQVGDLINLEIDTLARYVARLAEAS, encoded by the coding sequence ATGTTCACCGGATTGATTACCGATATCGGCGAAGTGCGCAGCCTGGAGCAGCGCGGCGACCTGCGCGCCCGGATCGCCACCGGCTATGACACGCAAACGATCGAGATCGGCGCGTCCATCGCCTGCGACGGCGTCTGCCTCACGGCGATTGCCGTCGGCACGGATTGGTTCGACGTGGAAATCAGCGCCGAGTCGGTCTCCAAGACCAATATCGGTGCCTGGTCGGTTGGCTTCCGCGTGAACCTCGAACGCGCGCTCCGCGTGGGAGACGAGCTAGGCGGGCACATCGTGTCGGGCCATATCGACGGCGTCGCGAAGGTGGTGCGCATGGAGGAGGATGGCGACAGCACGCGCGTGACCTTCCGCGCGCCGGATGCGCTGGCGAAGTTCATCGCGCCCAAAGGGTCAGTCGCGCTCAATGGCACATCGCTGACGGTGAACGACGTGGACGGCTCGGAGTTCTGGGTGAATTTCATCCCGCATACGAAGCAGGCGACGACCTGGGGCGACACGCAGGTGGGCGATCTGATCAACCTCGAGATCGATACCCTGGCCCGTTACGTCGCACGGCTGGCCGAGGCGTCCTGA
- a CDS encoding MFS transporter — MPPIIVILAIWAAGLGASAQYAKLAVGFDALAEVYTGAGAALGFAVSLLSLLGLVFGLSGGRLVGRIGPKRALVGGLVLGAAMSAIQALLPPLPIFLGARTIEGLSHLVLVVAAPTLIAEIASPHLRPAAMTLWSTFFSVAFAALAWIGPDLIAAHGLAGLLWAHAAYAIGMALILMVMLPKPARMTHPEIAPGPARGPLRQHLDLYRDPYLSAPGWGWIFYTFTFVSILTLLPQLSPDPPGWLPAILPLAAIASSLSLGVALLSRFSAVTVSIAGFALSALATFGILASGGAAWAVIVLFLCLGLVQAAGFAAVPELNAAPEDRAMANGAIAQTGNLGNLTGTPVLLALLSLGGAKPAILALTACYVAGFAAHVIHARRRAHSRQDASASRAT, encoded by the coding sequence GATGCGTTGGCCGAGGTCTATACCGGCGCGGGCGCCGCCCTGGGATTCGCCGTCTCGCTCTTGAGCCTTCTGGGCCTCGTCTTCGGCCTTTCGGGGGGACGGCTCGTGGGGCGGATCGGGCCCAAGCGTGCGCTGGTGGGCGGCCTCGTGCTGGGCGCGGCCATGTCCGCGATACAGGCGCTGCTCCCGCCGCTGCCGATCTTCCTCGGGGCCCGCACCATCGAGGGATTGTCACATCTCGTGCTCGTCGTGGCCGCGCCCACGCTCATCGCCGAGATCGCGAGCCCCCATCTCCGCCCCGCCGCGATGACCTTGTGGAGCACGTTCTTCAGCGTCGCATTCGCCGCACTCGCCTGGATCGGGCCGGACCTGATCGCGGCGCACGGGCTCGCGGGGCTCCTTTGGGCCCATGCGGCCTATGCCATCGGCATGGCGCTGATCCTGATGGTGATGCTACCGAAACCTGCCCGCATGACGCACCCCGAGATCGCCCCCGGCCCGGCGCGCGGCCCGCTGCGCCAGCATCTCGACCTCTACCGCGATCCCTACCTCTCGGCGCCGGGCTGGGGCTGGATCTTCTACACCTTCACCTTCGTGTCGATCCTGACGCTTCTGCCGCAACTGTCGCCCGATCCGCCGGGTTGGTTGCCCGCGATCCTGCCATTGGCCGCAATCGCGTCGTCGCTCAGCCTCGGCGTCGCGCTGCTGTCGCGCTTCTCGGCGGTGACCGTCTCGATTGCGGGCTTTGCGCTGTCGGCGCTGGCCACGTTCGGCATCCTCGCCTCAGGCGGGGCGGCCTGGGCCGTGATCGTGCTGTTCCTATGCCTTGGTCTCGTGCAGGCGGCAGGCTTTGCCGCCGTGCCGGAGCTGAACGCCGCGCCCGAGGACCGCGCCATGGCCAACGGTGCCATCGCGCAGACCGGCAATCTCGGCAATCTGACGGGTACGCCCGTGCTCTTGGCGCTGCTCAGCCTCGGCGGCGCGAAACCGGCGATCCTGGCCCTGACCGCCTGCTATGTGGCGGGCTTTGCGGCGCATGTGATCCATGCCCGCCGCCGCGCGCATTCGCGTCAGGACGCCTCGGCCAGCCGTGCGACGTAA
- a CDS encoding polysaccharide biosynthesis/export family protein: MAAVTSRWARGVALLAATTILASCGLPRVGPNKNEIYAGSVQREGDAFVVAVNDRVTRATALVPSFGFSESFKNAGVLGSDIISPGDILGLTIWENVDDGLLAGEGANATALEEVQVDGQGFIFVPYAGRVRAAGNTPESIRRIITDRLADQTPDPQVQVRRIAGDGSTVTVVSASGTSGVFAIERPTRTLSAMLAQAGGVSIPPEIAQVSVQRGGQTGKIWFQDLYENPNMDIALRAGDKILIQEDTRSFTALGALGGQARVPFETQTLSAVEALATVGGLVATTSDPTGVFIFRNEPAEIANQVLGRNDLIGAQRMVYVLDLTQPNGMFTARDFVVRDQDTLYVTEAPFVQWDKTIAALTGSLGSVTALGDLATSVDTIATGGL; this comes from the coding sequence GTGGCAGCCGTTACATCCCGGTGGGCGCGTGGCGTCGCACTTCTGGCCGCGACGACCATTCTGGCGTCTTGCGGCCTTCCGCGCGTTGGACCCAACAAAAACGAAATCTATGCCGGATCGGTACAGCGCGAGGGCGATGCCTTCGTCGTGGCCGTGAATGACCGCGTGACCCGCGCGACCGCGCTTGTCCCGTCCTTCGGCTTTTCCGAAAGCTTCAAGAATGCGGGCGTTCTGGGCTCCGACATCATCTCGCCCGGCGACATCCTGGGCCTGACGATCTGGGAGAACGTCGATGACGGCCTTCTGGCGGGCGAAGGGGCGAATGCCACCGCGCTCGAGGAAGTGCAGGTCGACGGTCAGGGCTTCATCTTCGTGCCCTATGCCGGACGCGTCCGCGCGGCGGGCAACACGCCCGAGTCGATCCGGCGGATCATCACCGACCGCCTTGCCGATCAGACCCCCGATCCGCAGGTGCAGGTGCGCCGCATCGCGGGCGACGGGTCGACCGTGACGGTCGTATCAGCCTCGGGCACCTCCGGCGTCTTTGCAATCGAGCGGCCCACGCGGACCCTGTCGGCCATGCTGGCCCAGGCGGGCGGCGTGTCGATCCCGCCCGAAATCGCGCAGGTCTCCGTGCAGCGCGGCGGGCAGACCGGCAAGATATGGTTCCAGGACCTTTACGAGAACCCGAACATGGATATCGCCCTGCGCGCGGGCGACAAGATCCTGATCCAGGAGGACACCCGCTCCTTCACGGCGCTCGGAGCGCTTGGCGGTCAGGCCCGCGTGCCCTTCGAGACGCAGACTCTGTCCGCGGTCGAGGCGCTGGCTACCGTGGGCGGCCTCGTGGCCACCACCTCCGATCCGACGGGCGTGTTCATCTTCCGCAATGAACCTGCGGAGATCGCCAACCAGGTGCTGGGCCGCAACGATCTGATCGGCGCGCAGCGGATGGTCTACGTGCTCGACCTGACGCAGCCCAACGGTATGTTCACCGCCCGCGACTTCGTCGTGCGCGATCAGGACACGCTCTACGTGACCGAAGCGCCCTTCGTGCAATGGGACAAGACCATCGCGGCGCTGACCGGATCGCTGGGATCGGTGACCGCGCTTGGCGATCTTGCGACGTCCGTGGACACGATCGCCACCGGCGGGCTCTGA